In Arachis hypogaea cultivar Tifrunner chromosome 2, arahy.Tifrunner.gnm2.J5K5, whole genome shotgun sequence, a genomic segment contains:
- the LOC112735467 gene encoding UPF0481 protein At3g47200 codes for MATTAATETGSTFPLSETEYEMVKHVIDVRVLQDLKLSECSIYNVPCNLRKVNQEAYTPEMISIGPIHFNKERLKPMQEHKQRYFHFFWHRVSNEQAMKKYKEFLESNEETIRQRYAHKFPEISKEKFVDMMLLDAVFIMELLLRNSCWKLDRSKHEREYRATKSFKSDHSDDYIVTQSWVNRNITRDLILLENQIPFFVVNKLYDDVVVPNDRNREMTEHYSCFVELAIHYFAFYDTQMSSCEETKRLLERNQSKKKKDSLNGSFLGSRKKANTKSMDRDNGYSNPKHFTDLIRYFYLPDKEIEESGCPESVLRTATKLQDSGITFEKVLNRRLLHITFEKKPILSSFLCLGCLPYMNHVKARFRIPQLKVDHTTECILRNLIAFEQCHYPEEPYICNYVSLIDSLIHTQVDVELLVEKEVIVHELGSDKEVATLVNGLCRHVVANTTCYYGVINDLNKHYQNAWNRTMAALWLVYFRDPWRASSTVVGIAVLVFAVFNFLRVLNYFVKSDGK; via the exons ATGGCAACTACTGCTGCTACTGAAACCGGTTCAACATTCCCATTATCCGAAACAGAATATGAGATGGTGAAACATGTAATCGATGTTAGAGTCCTTCAAGACTTGAAGCTATCAGAGTGCAGCATCTACAATGTCCCTTGCAACCTTAGGAAGGTGAATCAAGAAGCTTACACCCCTGAGATGATTTCCATTGGTCCCATCCACTTCAACAAAGAAAGACTGAAGCCAATGCAAGAGCACAAGCAGAGGTACTTCCACTTCTTCTGGCACCGCGTCTCCAACGAACAAGCCATGAAGAAATACAAAGAGTTTCtcgaaagcaatgaagaaaccaTCCGCCAGCGCTACGCGCACAAGTTCCCGGAGATCAGCAAGGAGAAGTTCGTGGACATGATGCTTCTAGATGCGGTGTTCATAATGGAGTTGCTTCTGAGGAACAGTTGTTGGAAGCTGGATAGATCGAAACACGAGAGAGAGTACCGTGCAACGAAATCATTCAAGAGCGATCACAGTGATGATTACATTGTGACACAGTCTTGGGTTAACAGGAACATAACAAGGGACTTGATTCTTCTTGAGAACCAGATTCCGTTCTTTGTGGTGAACAAGCTTTACGATGATGTTGTTGTCCCTAATGATAGGAACAGAGAAATGACAGAGCACTATAGTTGCTTTGTTGAACTTGCGATTCATTACTTTGCTTTCTATGATACTCAGATGTCTTCTTGTGAAGAGACCAAGAGGTTATTGGAGAGGAATCAATCTAAGAAGAAAAAGGATAGCCTCAATGGATCCTTTCTTGGTTCTAGAAAGAAGGCTAATACTAAGTCCATGGACAGAGACAATGGCTACAGCAACCCCAAGCACTTCACTGATTTGATCAG GTACTTCTACCTTCCGGACAAAGAAATTGAAGAGAGTGGTTGCCCAGAGAGTGTTCTAAGAACAGCAACAAAGCTCCAAGACTCTGGGATAACCTTCGAGAAAGTTCTCAACAGAAGGTTGCTACACATAACCTTCGAGAAGAAACCAATCCTGAGTTCATTCCTCTGCCTTGGATGCTTACCATACATGAATCACGTGAAGGCACGGTTTCGGATACCGCAGTTGAAGGTTGACCACACAACAGAATGCATCCTTCGGAACCTGATCGCGTTCGAGCAGTGCCACTACCCTGAAGAGCCGTACATATGCAACTACGTGTCACTCATTGATTCGCTGATCCACACGCAGGTGGACGTGGAGTTGCTGGTTGAGAAGGAAGTGATCGTGCACGAGCTTGGAAGCGACAAGGAAGTTGCGACTCTTGTGAATGGTCTGTGCAGGCATGTTGTGGCCAACACGACATGTTACTATGGTGTCATAAATGATCTCAACAAGCATTATCAGAACGCTTGGAACCGTACAATGGCTGCCTTGTGGTTGGTGTATTTTAGAGATCCATGGAGAGCAAGCTCCACCGTCGTTGGGATTGCTGTCCTTGTTTTTGCTGTCTTCAACTTCCTCCGGGTTCTTAATTATTTCGTTAAGAGTGATGGTAAGTAa
- the LOC112735473 gene encoding hydroquinone glucosyltransferase codes for MIPMMEKKHPCIVMVPSPGLSHLIPLVEFAKMLVHDDDELNVRFIVPTLSSSSSSSMNSILNNSDLPPNITFTVLPQVNVEDLPVKSQTSTQIRFAVKHSLPLIHQQLTSFMSSTTHHIVALVFSIFATDVLDLAKEFNLLTYVFFASGASVLSFCLYLPYLDQTVFSTTNNTMSLTETVNFPGCVVPFQIKDLPDPVLYERSSEVYKSFLNVCRTHSLVDGAIVNTFTHLESEAIAAIQQQREANDRNTDKVPPFVYPIGPIIQSETSNEVNRLECLTWLDNQPPRSVLYICFGSGGTFSQEQLNEIAFGLEMSGHKFLWVVRAPNEYGGGAYLDEQKEDPLHHLPSGFVDRTKGEGLVVPSWAPQVEILGHGSTSAFLSHCGWNSILESVVHGVPMIAWPLFAEQRMNAVLLKEVLKVALMPEKVVDNDGDGIVKREEIARVIKRMMEENEEGLKIRKRIEHLSDAAAAALTQNGSSTKAFSTLKQKWKIV; via the coding sequence ATGATTCCCATGATGGAAAAGAAACATCCATGCATAGTGATGGTTCCTTCCCCTGGTCTCAGCCATTTGATTCCACTTGTTGAGTTTGCAAAGATGCTtgttcatgatgatgatgagttaAATGTGAGGTTCATAGTTCCaacactttcttcttcttcttcttcttccatgaaTTCCATTCTTAACAACTCTGATCTCCCACCAAACATAACCTTCACTGTTCTTCCCCAAGTCAACGTTGAAGACCTTCCTGTGAAGTCTCAAACTTCAACTCAAATACGCTTTGCAGTGAAGCATTCTCTTCCACTCATCCATCAACAACTTACCTCATTCATGAGTTCCACTACTCATCACATAGTTGCTCTTGTCTTCAGCATCTTTGCAACCGATGTTCTTGATCTTGCCAAGGAATTCAATCTCTTAACCTATGTTTTCTTTGCCTCTGGAGCTTCAGTTCTATCATTCTGTCTTTATCTTCCATATCTTGATCAAACCGTTTTCTCTACTACTAATAATACTATGTCCTTAACAGAAACTGTGAATTTCCCAGGTTGTGTTGTCCCTTTTCAGATCAAGGATCTCCCTGACCCAGTTCTTTATGAGAGATCAAGTGAAGTCTACAAATCATTTCTCAATGTATGCAGAACACACTCTCTGGTTGATGGTGCCATAGTGAACACCTTCACACATTTGGAATCAGAAGCCATTGCagccatacaacaacaaagagaaGCCAATGATAGAAACACTGATAAAGTTCCTCCTTTTGTTTACCCAATTGGACCAATCATTCAAAGTGAGACAAGTAATGAGGTAAACAGGTTAGAGTGTTTAACATGGTTGGATAATCAGCCACCAAGATCAGTGTTGTATATCTGTTTTGGAAGTGGTGGAACATTTTCTCAAGAGCAACTCAATGAGATTGCATTTGGGTTGGAAATGAGTGGACACAAGTTCTTGTGGGTTGTGAGAGCTCCAAATGAATATGGTGGAGGTGCTTATCTTGATGAACAAAAAGAGGATCCATTACACCATTTACCATCAGGTTTTGTAGACAGAACCAAAGGAGAAGGCTTGGTGGTTCCATCATGGGCCCCACAAGTTGAGATCCTTGGTCATGGATCCACAAGTGCTTTCTTGAGTCATTGCGGTTGGAACTCAATTCTAGAGAGTGTTGTCCATGGTGTTCCCATGATTGCATGGCCATTGTTTGCTGAGCAGAGAATGAATGCAGTGTTGCTCAAAGAGGTGCTTAAAGTGGCACTCATGCCAGAGAAGGTTGTTGATAATGATGGAGATGGGATAGTGAAAAGAGAGGAAATTGCAAGAGTTATAAAGAGAATGATGGAGGAGAATGAAGAAGgtttgaaaattagaaagagaatcGAACACTTGAGtgatgctgctgctgctgcacTCACTCAAAATGGTTCATCTACTAAGGCATTCTCTACTcttaaacagaaatggaaaattgtttAA
- the LOC112735481 gene encoding UPF0481 protein At3g47200 isoform X1, whose protein sequence is MEYAFDGKFGMLSKVGAEQKNMACCVGNGMKLEHRIIEITSEKFDHSQCPASRPCIYKVPKSLFTVKREAYTPLLISIGPLHYGRKQFKDMQELKSRYFDSFRGRLVSLRKDHLLEEYKAFLESEETTIRSCYQKSQLLDSINSKSFVEMMQLDSVFIMELFLREDDDYHCKCKNHINKEDDYITTRPCLSKSIQKDLLLLENQIPMYVLERLYKTAAVDFKKHAAFLDLAKKYFRSWDPCSELTEKSKDLDHHQILHFTDLIRRAYVPNPKDLGYMKDDNNQNPNNNNKKKKDLHQDCCFIRTASKLNQAGVSFEKVRHRRLLDIRFETRPFYGYLLCFGCCPFPWSKFFKARIQFPELRIDHRTECVLRNLIAFEQCHYPEEPYICNYVSLVDSLIHTKDDAELLVEKEAIVHELGSDNEVATLVNSLCMHVVTNKTCYHKLMGELNEHYNSNWKWTMGTLRRVYFRDLWRCSSTFVGIAVFIFAIFNFYRVLRGFPLLVT, encoded by the coding sequence ATGGAATATGCTTTTGATGGTAAATTTGGCATGTTAAGTAAGGTAGGAGCAGAGCAAAAGAACATGGCATGTTGTGTAGGGAATGGCATGAAACTGGAGCACAGAATTATTGAGATCACATCAGAAAAGTTTGATCATTCACAGTGTCCTGCTTCTCGTCCATGCATCTACAAGGTTCCTAAGAGTCTCTTCACTGTGAAAAGAGAAGCCTATACTCCTCTCTTGATCTCCATTGGTCCTCTTCACTATGGCAGAAAACAATTCAAGGACATGCAAGAACTCAAAAGCCGCTACTTCGATTCCTTTCGCGGCCGCCTAGTCTCCCTCCGGAAAGATCATCTTCTAGAGGAATACAAAGCCTTCCTCGAATCAGAAGAGACAACCATAAGATCTTGTTACCAAAAATCACAACTACTCGACTCTATCAACAGCAAAAGCTTTGTAGAGATGATGCAGTTGGACTCTGTTTTCATCATGGAGCTGTTCTTGAGAGAAGATGATGACTACCACTGCAAGTGCAAGAATCACATAAACAAAGAAGATGATTACATAACAACTCGACCGTGTCTCAGCAAAAGCATTCAGAAGGATCTGTTACTTCTTGagaatcaaatcccaatgtatgtTCTTGAGAGGCTCTATAAAACGGCTGCTGTGGATTTCAAGAAACACGCAGCCTTTCTTGATCTCGCGAAAAAGTACTTTCGATCGTGGGACCCTTGTTCCGAACTAACAGAGAAATCCAAAGACCTCGACCACCACCAGATTCTGCATTTCACTGATCTGATCCGGCGCGCTTACGTTCCCAACCCGAAGGATCTGGGTTATATGAAAGATGATAATAACCAaaaccctaataataataataagaagaagaaggatcTTCATCAAGATTGCTGTTTCATAAGAACAGCAAGCAAGTTGAACCAGGCCGGGGTAAGCTTCGAGAAGGTTCGACACAGACGCCTTCTCGACATCAGGTTCGAGACGAGGCCCTTCTACGGCTACCTACTCTGCTTTGGCTGCTGTCCATTTCCATGGTCTAAGTTCTTCAAGGCTCGAATTCAGTTCCCGGAGTTGAGAATAGACCACAGAACTGAATGTGTTCTTCGGAACCTGATTGCGTTCGAGCAGTGCCACTACCCTGAGGAGCCTTACATATGCAACTATGTTTCCTTGGTTGATTCTCTGATTCACACCAAAGATGATGCAGAGTTGCTGGTTGAGAAGGAGGCTATTGTGCATGAACTTGGAAGTGATAATGAAGTAGCAACTTTGGTTAATAGTCTTTGCATGCATGTTGTGACGAATAAGACATGTTACCATAAGTTAATGGGTGAATTGAATGAACATTATAACAGCAATTGGAAGTGGACAATGGGGACACTCAGGAGGGTTTACTTTCGTGATCTTTGGAGATGTAGCTCTACCTTTGTTGGCATTGCTGTCTTTATATTCGCCATTTTCAACTTCTATCGTGTTCTTCGTGGATTCCCTTTGTTAGTTACTTGA
- the LOC112735481 gene encoding UPF0481 protein At3g47200 isoform X2: protein MACCVGNGMKLEHRIIEITSEKFDHSQCPASRPCIYKVPKSLFTVKREAYTPLLISIGPLHYGRKQFKDMQELKSRYFDSFRGRLVSLRKDHLLEEYKAFLESEETTIRSCYQKSQLLDSINSKSFVEMMQLDSVFIMELFLREDDDYHCKCKNHINKEDDYITTRPCLSKSIQKDLLLLENQIPMYVLERLYKTAAVDFKKHAAFLDLAKKYFRSWDPCSELTEKSKDLDHHQILHFTDLIRRAYVPNPKDLGYMKDDNNQNPNNNNKKKKDLHQDCCFIRTASKLNQAGVSFEKVRHRRLLDIRFETRPFYGYLLCFGCCPFPWSKFFKARIQFPELRIDHRTECVLRNLIAFEQCHYPEEPYICNYVSLVDSLIHTKDDAELLVEKEAIVHELGSDNEVATLVNSLCMHVVTNKTCYHKLMGELNEHYNSNWKWTMGTLRRVYFRDLWRCSSTFVGIAVFIFAIFNFYRVLRGFPLLVT, encoded by the coding sequence ATGGCATGTTGTGTAGGGAATGGCATGAAACTGGAGCACAGAATTATTGAGATCACATCAGAAAAGTTTGATCATTCACAGTGTCCTGCTTCTCGTCCATGCATCTACAAGGTTCCTAAGAGTCTCTTCACTGTGAAAAGAGAAGCCTATACTCCTCTCTTGATCTCCATTGGTCCTCTTCACTATGGCAGAAAACAATTCAAGGACATGCAAGAACTCAAAAGCCGCTACTTCGATTCCTTTCGCGGCCGCCTAGTCTCCCTCCGGAAAGATCATCTTCTAGAGGAATACAAAGCCTTCCTCGAATCAGAAGAGACAACCATAAGATCTTGTTACCAAAAATCACAACTACTCGACTCTATCAACAGCAAAAGCTTTGTAGAGATGATGCAGTTGGACTCTGTTTTCATCATGGAGCTGTTCTTGAGAGAAGATGATGACTACCACTGCAAGTGCAAGAATCACATAAACAAAGAAGATGATTACATAACAACTCGACCGTGTCTCAGCAAAAGCATTCAGAAGGATCTGTTACTTCTTGagaatcaaatcccaatgtatgtTCTTGAGAGGCTCTATAAAACGGCTGCTGTGGATTTCAAGAAACACGCAGCCTTTCTTGATCTCGCGAAAAAGTACTTTCGATCGTGGGACCCTTGTTCCGAACTAACAGAGAAATCCAAAGACCTCGACCACCACCAGATTCTGCATTTCACTGATCTGATCCGGCGCGCTTACGTTCCCAACCCGAAGGATCTGGGTTATATGAAAGATGATAATAACCAaaaccctaataataataataagaagaagaaggatcTTCATCAAGATTGCTGTTTCATAAGAACAGCAAGCAAGTTGAACCAGGCCGGGGTAAGCTTCGAGAAGGTTCGACACAGACGCCTTCTCGACATCAGGTTCGAGACGAGGCCCTTCTACGGCTACCTACTCTGCTTTGGCTGCTGTCCATTTCCATGGTCTAAGTTCTTCAAGGCTCGAATTCAGTTCCCGGAGTTGAGAATAGACCACAGAACTGAATGTGTTCTTCGGAACCTGATTGCGTTCGAGCAGTGCCACTACCCTGAGGAGCCTTACATATGCAACTATGTTTCCTTGGTTGATTCTCTGATTCACACCAAAGATGATGCAGAGTTGCTGGTTGAGAAGGAGGCTATTGTGCATGAACTTGGAAGTGATAATGAAGTAGCAACTTTGGTTAATAGTCTTTGCATGCATGTTGTGACGAATAAGACATGTTACCATAAGTTAATGGGTGAATTGAATGAACATTATAACAGCAATTGGAAGTGGACAATGGGGACACTCAGGAGGGTTTACTTTCGTGATCTTTGGAGATGTAGCTCTACCTTTGTTGGCATTGCTGTCTTTATATTCGCCATTTTCAACTTCTATCGTGTTCTTCGTGGATTCCCTTTGTTAGTTACTTGA